Proteins encoded within one genomic window of Granulicella pectinivorans:
- a CDS encoding NADH-quinone oxidoreductase subunit A, translating to MGNVSYLPILVLLLGAVGFAVAPLALAWLWAKKFSPAKPGRSKNAVYECGLESSDDAWVQFKPGYYLYAILFLVFDVEVVFLLPFATALTGFGLGECLAVFVFLFLLIAGLAWAWHKKVLTWT from the coding sequence ATGGGAAACGTTTCGTATCTCCCAATTCTCGTTCTTCTGCTCGGCGCGGTCGGTTTCGCGGTCGCTCCCCTCGCGCTCGCGTGGCTGTGGGCGAAGAAATTCTCGCCCGCCAAACCCGGCCGATCCAAGAACGCCGTCTACGAGTGCGGACTTGAATCCTCCGACGATGCCTGGGTGCAGTTCAAACCCGGCTACTACCTCTACGCCATCCTCTTCCTCGTCTTCGACGTGGAAGTCGTCTTCCTCCTGCCGTTCGCGACCGCCCTCACCGGCTTCGGGCTTGGAGAGTGCCTCGCCGTCTTCGTCTTCCTGTTCCTGCTCATCGCGGGCCTTGCCTGGGCCTGGCACAAGAAGGTCCTCACCTGGACGTAG
- the nuoH gene encoding NADH-quinone oxidoreductase subunit NuoH: MNPQALDQVFVTTKAFLMGHVPAPAQPIASAILSVVPVLVVFPLLFAITTVLERKGLGRMQNRYGPNRVGPYGFWQPIADGIKSLTKEDVVPRSADQVVHFLAPLLLVLAAFLGYAVLPIGRNMVIINLDAGLLFFFAIGSMVELAVFMAGWSSRSKYSLLGAMRAIAQMISYEIPLVLSAVVVIMASGSLSTVTIVAQQAVYTNGLAHWFVFTPWGLCGFILFMIAAAAESNRSPFDLPEGESELIAGYYTEYSGFKFALFFLGEYLGMFATSGLAITLFLGGWSAPFSFLTFIPSWIWFFLKLLVFIAAFIWVRGTFPRLRMDQLMGLAWKFMLPMTLVNLFAAVVWHLMPGNILRWPVSLALIAVSCFFLSRGSKQTRKLQVRTYRFAE; this comes from the coding sequence ATGAACCCCCAGGCCCTCGATCAGGTATTTGTAACAACCAAAGCCTTCCTCATGGGCCACGTCCCCGCGCCCGCGCAGCCCATCGCCTCGGCCATCCTCTCTGTTGTTCCCGTCCTCGTCGTCTTCCCCCTCCTCTTCGCCATCACCACTGTGCTGGAGCGCAAAGGTCTCGGCCGCATGCAGAACCGTTACGGCCCCAACCGCGTCGGCCCCTACGGCTTCTGGCAGCCCATCGCCGACGGCATCAAGTCGCTCACCAAGGAAGACGTCGTCCCCCGCTCTGCCGACCAGGTCGTCCACTTCCTCGCGCCGCTCTTACTTGTTCTCGCTGCCTTCCTCGGCTATGCCGTCCTGCCCATCGGCCGCAACATGGTCATCATCAACCTCGATGCCGGCCTGCTGTTCTTCTTCGCCATCGGCTCCATGGTGGAGCTCGCCGTCTTCATGGCCGGCTGGTCCAGCCGCAGCAAATACTCGCTCCTCGGAGCCATGCGCGCCATCGCGCAGATGATCAGCTACGAGATCCCGCTCGTCCTCTCCGCCGTCGTCGTCATCATGGCCTCCGGCTCGCTCTCCACCGTCACCATCGTCGCGCAGCAAGCCGTCTACACCAACGGCCTTGCCCACTGGTTCGTCTTCACGCCCTGGGGTCTCTGCGGCTTCATCCTCTTCATGATCGCCGCCGCCGCCGAGTCCAACCGCTCGCCCTTCGATCTCCCCGAAGGCGAGTCCGAGCTCATCGCCGGCTACTACACCGAGTACTCCGGCTTCAAGTTCGCCCTCTTCTTCCTCGGCGAGTACCTCGGCATGTTCGCCACCTCCGGCCTCGCCATCACGCTCTTCCTCGGCGGCTGGTCCGCGCCGTTTTCCTTCCTCACCTTCATTCCCTCCTGGATCTGGTTCTTCCTCAAACTCCTCGTCTTCATCGCCGCCTTCATCTGGGTGCGCGGTACGTTCCCTCGCCTCCGCATGGATCAACTCATGGGCCTCGCCTGGAAGTTCATGCTGCCCATGACCCTCGTCAACCTCTTCGCCGCCGTCGTCTGGCACCTCATGCCTGGAAACATCCTGCGCTGGCCCGTATCCCTCGCCCTCATCGCCGTCTCATGCTTCTTCCTCAGCCGCGGATCGAAGCAAACCAGGAAGCTTCAGGTCCGCACCTACCGCTTCGCCGAATAA
- a CDS encoding NADH-quinone oxidoreductase subunit B, with amino-acid sequence MDEALKNELSKQGIFATTLQDLYNWGRRSSLWPLNFGLACCAIEMIATTMARYDLARFGAEVFRPSPRQADLMIVAGTITKKMAPQVVRLYNQMPEPKYVISMGACAISGGPFKQGYNVLKGIDRYIPVDIYIPGCPPRPEALIEGFMALQKKIDEQQLTGADRPRHLHADEPSEFTIPTFGTHDLEPPRNRDVWRPPLVNITTIGRDDAGTT; translated from the coding sequence ATGGATGAAGCGCTGAAGAACGAGCTGAGCAAGCAGGGTATCTTCGCCACCACCCTGCAGGATCTCTACAACTGGGGCCGCAGAAGCTCTCTCTGGCCATTGAACTTCGGCCTCGCCTGTTGCGCCATCGAGATGATCGCCACCACCATGGCCCGCTACGATCTCGCCCGCTTCGGCGCCGAGGTCTTCCGCCCCTCGCCCCGTCAGGCCGACCTCATGATCGTCGCCGGCACCATCACCAAGAAGATGGCGCCGCAGGTCGTGCGCCTCTATAACCAGATGCCCGAACCCAAGTACGTCATCTCCATGGGCGCATGCGCCATCTCGGGAGGGCCCTTCAAGCAGGGCTACAACGTCCTCAAGGGCATCGACCGCTACATCCCCGTCGACATCTACATCCCCGGCTGCCCGCCTCGTCCGGAGGCCCTCATCGAAGGCTTCATGGCGCTGCAGAAGAAGATCGACGAGCAGCAACTCACCGGCGCAGACCGCCCCCGCCACCTCCACGCCGACGAGCCCAGCGAGTTCACCATCCCCACCTTCGGCACCCACGATCTTGAGCCGCCACGCAATCGTGACGTTTGGCGCCCGCCCCTCGTCAATATCACCACCATAGGCAGGGACGATGCTGGAACAACTTAA
- a CDS encoding NADH-quinone oxidoreductase subunit D — MNTAVALPPGASLTPTKADSHLLEVSMGPQHPSTHGVFRMDVVLDGERVIKLKPVFGYLHRNHEKIAEHESYLGSMPYTDRLDYFCSLTNNWAYALAVETLAGIVVPERAEYLRVITAELTRLQNHACLIGFLMQDMGASGTPLMYAFREREKILDLFESLTGARMMCNYMRFGGCRVDLPAGWLEQAQKVVAEFPRFLDEFENLLASNEILMARTQGVGVLSKELAINAGVTGPMLRACGVNYDLRKVDRYGIYGRFSFRVPLGDHGDVYDRYMIRLLEMRESCKILEQALRDLPEGPIQDPKTKIRGFRPKPGEAYGRIEAPKGELGFYLISDGSPGPYRYRVRPPSLINLTILEDMCLGQSIADVVIILGSIDIVMGEVDR, encoded by the coding sequence ATGAACACAGCGGTAGCCCTGCCACCCGGCGCCAGCCTCACGCCCACCAAGGCGGACTCGCACCTCCTCGAAGTCTCCATGGGCCCGCAGCACCCCTCCACTCACGGCGTCTTTCGCATGGATGTCGTGCTCGACGGCGAACGCGTCATCAAGCTCAAGCCCGTCTTCGGCTACCTCCATCGCAACCACGAAAAGATCGCCGAGCATGAGAGCTATCTCGGCTCCATGCCCTACACCGATCGCCTCGACTACTTCTGCTCGCTGACCAACAACTGGGCCTACGCCCTGGCCGTCGAAACCCTCGCCGGCATCGTCGTGCCCGAGCGCGCCGAGTACCTCCGCGTCATCACCGCCGAACTCACGCGGTTACAAAATCACGCCTGCCTCATCGGCTTCCTCATGCAGGACATGGGCGCCAGCGGCACACCGTTGATGTACGCCTTCCGCGAGCGCGAAAAGATCCTCGACCTCTTCGAGTCCCTCACCGGCGCGCGCATGATGTGCAACTACATGCGCTTTGGCGGATGCCGCGTCGATCTCCCCGCCGGCTGGCTCGAACAAGCCCAAAAAGTGGTGGCCGAATTCCCCCGCTTCCTCGACGAGTTCGAAAACCTCCTTGCCAGCAACGAGATCCTCATGGCCCGCACGCAGGGCGTCGGCGTGCTTAGTAAGGAACTCGCCATCAACGCCGGCGTCACCGGCCCCATGCTGCGGGCCTGCGGCGTCAACTACGATCTCCGCAAGGTGGACAGGTACGGCATCTACGGCCGCTTCAGCTTCCGCGTCCCGCTCGGCGATCACGGCGACGTCTACGACCGTTACATGATCCGCCTGCTTGAGATGCGCGAGTCCTGCAAGATTCTGGAGCAGGCCCTCCGCGATCTTCCCGAAGGCCCCATCCAGGATCCCAAGACCAAGATCCGCGGCTTCCGTCCCAAACCCGGCGAAGCCTATGGACGTATCGAAGCTCCCAAGGGCGAGCTCGGCTTCTATCTCATCAGCGATGGTTCACCCGGCCCCTATCGCTATCGCGTCCGTCCCCCCAGCCTCATCAACCTCACCATCCTCGAAGACATGTGTCTCGGTCAAAGCATCGCGGACGTTGTGATTATTCTCGGGAGCATCGACATCGTGATGGGCGAGGTCGACCGGTAA
- a CDS encoding NADH-quinone oxidoreductase subunit C, giving the protein MLEQLKLEIESAIPGCRLELVTNPSVSAQHSLLLDPEHAVAVALFLRDAPAHRYDFCSNVTGIDWPPLEVSEKVKVTKLVDGVETQVDELRTTESGDYLEAVYHLYSMELRHGPVILRMRTEDRAAHVHLPSLTPVWRSADFQEREIFDLFGIVFDGHPDLRRILMWEGFVDHPMRRDYVEPDDYEYEPTAHDEVLHRAQHTHGGAV; this is encoded by the coding sequence ATGCTGGAACAACTTAAGCTCGAGATCGAATCCGCCATCCCCGGCTGTCGTCTGGAGCTGGTGACGAATCCCAGCGTCTCCGCACAGCACAGCCTGCTCCTCGACCCGGAGCACGCTGTCGCCGTAGCTCTTTTCCTGCGCGACGCCCCGGCGCACCGCTACGACTTTTGCTCCAACGTCACCGGCATCGACTGGCCTCCGCTCGAAGTCTCGGAAAAGGTAAAAGTAACCAAACTGGTAGACGGCGTAGAGACCCAGGTCGACGAGCTCCGCACCACTGAGTCCGGCGACTATCTCGAAGCCGTCTACCACCTCTACTCCATGGAACTCAGGCACGGCCCCGTCATCCTTCGCATGCGTACGGAAGACCGCGCCGCCCACGTGCATCTCCCTTCCCTCACACCCGTCTGGCGCAGCGCCGACTTCCAGGAACGCGAGATCTTCGACCTCTTCGGCATCGTCTTCGACGGACACCCCGACCTCCGCCGCATCCTCATGTGGGAAGGCTTCGTCGATCACCCGATGCGCCGCGACTATGTCGAGCCCGACGACTACGAGTACGAGCCCACCGCGCACGACGAAGTCTTGCACCGCGCCCAGCACACCCACGGCGGTGCCGTATGA
- a CDS encoding 4Fe-4S binding protein has translation MLGEGLLKGLAETARNFFGSYVGKERLTTVQFPEERAPRIEASRNFPFLVYDGDDWQQGLRCVSCLICEKECPPKCIFIEKSVDKKPDAVGKQQFYPARFNIDVSVCMSCQICVEVCPFDAIKMDVAFEASTAERFNDLLWNKKRLAKPNEYYHQIHPTEAAAVDADLAAARAKAAAPKLTPPATPATGSVPAQ, from the coding sequence ATGCTCGGTGAAGGTCTTCTGAAGGGATTGGCGGAGACGGCTCGAAACTTCTTCGGAAGCTATGTCGGCAAGGAACGTCTGACGACCGTGCAGTTCCCCGAGGAGCGTGCCCCGCGCATCGAAGCCTCGCGCAACTTCCCCTTCCTCGTCTACGACGGCGACGACTGGCAGCAGGGCCTGCGCTGCGTCTCCTGCCTCATCTGCGAGAAGGAGTGCCCACCCAAGTGCATCTTCATCGAAAAGAGCGTCGATAAAAAGCCGGACGCCGTCGGCAAGCAGCAGTTCTACCCCGCGCGCTTCAACATCGATGTCTCCGTCTGCATGAGCTGCCAGATCTGCGTCGAGGTCTGTCCCTTCGACGCGATCAAGATGGACGTCGCCTTCGAGGCCAGCACTGCCGAGCGCTTCAACGATCTCCTCTGGAACAAAAAGCGCTTAGCGAAACCCAACGAGTACTACCACCAGATCCATCCCACCGAGGCTGCCGCCGTCGACGCCGACCTCGCCGCCGCCCGCGCCAAAGCCGCCGCCCCCAAGCTCACTCCACCCGCAACGCCAGCCACGGGGAGTGTACCGGCACAATGA